In the Prochlorococcus sp. MIT 1307 genome, one interval contains:
- the hemJ gene encoding protoporphyrinogen oxidase HemJ, with protein MNLSPEAYLWFKTLHIIGVVVWFAGLFYLVRLFIYHVEAEELQPELIEPFKKQYVLMEKRLANIITTPGMVIAISMAIGLLVMQPDWLSQGWMQAKLSVVLALLIYHLYCYRLMRQLELNECKWSGRQLRALNELPTLFLVLVVMLVVFKNQFPTSAATWLIFGLIVLMAATIQFYARWRRLRNEELTTTL; from the coding sequence ATTAACTTGTCTCCTGAGGCCTATCTTTGGTTTAAGACTCTTCATATAATTGGTGTAGTGGTATGGTTCGCTGGACTTTTTTATTTAGTAAGACTTTTTATATATCACGTAGAAGCAGAAGAACTTCAGCCAGAACTCATAGAACCCTTTAAGAAGCAATATGTTCTTATGGAAAAGCGTTTGGCTAATATTATTACTACACCAGGAATGGTAATAGCTATAAGTATGGCTATTGGATTACTTGTTATGCAACCAGATTGGTTATCACAAGGTTGGATGCAGGCAAAACTTTCTGTTGTCTTAGCCCTATTAATTTATCATCTCTACTGTTATAGACTTATGAGGCAGCTTGAGCTTAATGAATGTAAATGGTCTGGTAGGCAATTAAGAGCATTAAATGAATTGCCTACACTGTTTTTAGTATTAGTTGTGATGCTTGTTGTATTTAAAAATCAATTCCCTACAAGTGCAGCCACATGGCTTATTTTTGGTTTGATTGTTCTAATGGCAGCAACCATTCAATTTTATGCTAGGTGGAGAAGATTGCGTAACGAGGAATTAACTACAACTTTATAA
- the cobN gene encoding cobaltochelatase subunit CobN, protein MHRLATLPGDSSEQGITLVEQSSAPVLFLTSASTDIATLAATLLISRQKKWNGRIRALPLSALNHSAQIDHYINTSAKKANLILVRILGGRGHWSYGLEKLQSWVNKDLKRNLIIVSGTKEQEIELHSIGNIELKTTERISELLKIGGTKNMSTVLMLLNEILANRSYELDKFQVNNIDDPQKWDWRKESGPKVCILLYRALLQSGDVKLAKDINCSLRKYGFTPRLLWVSSLREENVKSTVCEILSNEKVKAILTTTSFSSVEFNDASSGAPLWDKLNIPIFQMLTSSINKGAWEKSKRGLSPLDLSMQIVLPELDGRITTRPCAFKTTKQAHKHLRTAIQSLESFPENLDWVSKHLRYWIKLQDLKPSEKQITLIIANYPVKNGRLANGVGLDTPASTLEILHWLKETGHYLGNKKLPVNSNELIKLLLNSRTNDPESSHKKPLDYLKIEVYLDWWDKLPLDSKIPILERWGDPKRAIDIESKGYPVHGIKYGNISLLIQPSRGYDSESLDDLHSPDLPPPHRYLAQYLWIKKVQKSNVVVHIGKHGSLEWLPGKGIGISSSCYPHIAIGNLPNIYPFIVNDPGEGSQAKRRSQAVIIDHLTPPLGLAGLHGDLLKLEGYMDEYYESRLLSEKRNSILEKKIIDLLYKNNWPLKKNINNFKELELGSISEIFTDVESYLCELKEAQIRTGLHILGKHQSKKEFIELLFLISKAPTLKRKGITQLLSKELGLDIDPWTEEPSKELTSNDKKRMREVSDLNFYNNGDLIEWLDSQALLIIEEILSSFKNGIFRENRDLEIAPKLKRILKDGFNPLKEYISKDLMPRLYRSPDDEKKSFINAISGRRVNSGPSGSPTRGREEVLPTGKNFYSVDLRGLPTEAAWELGKRSANNLLELHLMEKGEDLKKLAISVWGTATMRNGGEEISQLLSLIGIQPVWDGATRRVVDLEVIPLSILGRPRVDVFLRISGLFRDAFPQLIDYVNKAQRMIAALDEPTNMNPLSASIKQGKSGGRVYGSAPGSYGAGLQALIDSGAWENTYDLANAYLEWSQWRYENSDNAIKDIKGLKSCLSDVEVVLHNQDNREHDILDSDDYYQFHGGLTAAVEKTSKRKPDVLFGDNSRPQRPRVHKLSKEIDKVMRSRMLNPRWIKGMQKHGYKGAFEMGASLDYLFAYDASTGQVPNWCYTEICEKWLKEKNIKDFLNANNPWVLRDIAERLLEASNRNMWGNASIEQKEFLKNIVYKTEKYIEDGKYN, encoded by the coding sequence ATGCATCGATTAGCCACACTTCCTGGTGACAGCTCCGAACAAGGGATTACGCTTGTAGAGCAGTCTTCGGCTCCTGTTCTTTTTCTCACAAGTGCTTCAACAGATATAGCAACTCTTGCCGCAACCTTATTGATATCTAGACAAAAGAAGTGGAATGGACGTATTAGAGCATTGCCTTTATCAGCTTTAAACCACTCAGCCCAAATAGATCATTACATAAATACATCAGCCAAAAAGGCAAATTTAATTCTGGTACGTATACTTGGTGGAAGAGGGCATTGGTCATATGGCCTAGAAAAACTTCAATCTTGGGTAAATAAAGATTTAAAAAGAAATTTAATAATTGTATCTGGAACAAAGGAACAGGAGATCGAATTGCATTCGATAGGCAATATCGAACTAAAAACAACAGAAAGAATATCAGAACTTCTAAAAATAGGAGGTACCAAAAATATGTCTACTGTATTAATGCTCCTAAATGAAATATTAGCTAATCGTAGCTATGAATTAGATAAATTTCAGGTAAATAATATAGATGACCCTCAAAAATGGGACTGGAGGAAAGAATCAGGTCCAAAAGTTTGTATTTTACTTTATAGAGCATTGCTGCAGTCTGGTGATGTAAAGTTAGCAAAAGATATTAATTGTTCTTTAAGAAAATATGGTTTCACTCCTAGACTATTATGGGTGTCAAGTCTCAGGGAAGAGAATGTCAAGTCTACTGTTTGTGAAATCCTTTCTAATGAAAAAGTAAAGGCAATTCTGACTACAACATCTTTTTCATCGGTAGAATTTAATGATGCTTCATCAGGCGCACCTTTATGGGATAAATTAAACATTCCCATTTTTCAAATGTTAACAAGTTCTATTAATAAGGGAGCCTGGGAAAAAAGTAAAAGAGGTTTATCTCCACTAGATTTGTCTATGCAAATTGTTCTCCCAGAGTTAGATGGACGTATTACAACTAGGCCATGTGCTTTCAAAACAACAAAACAAGCACACAAACATCTTAGAACAGCAATACAATCCTTAGAGTCATTCCCTGAAAATTTAGATTGGGTAAGTAAGCACCTGAGATATTGGATTAAACTACAAGATTTGAAGCCATCTGAAAAACAAATCACTCTTATTATAGCAAATTACCCAGTCAAAAATGGAAGATTGGCTAATGGTGTCGGTCTTGATACGCCAGCTAGCACTTTAGAAATACTGCATTGGCTAAAAGAAACAGGCCATTACTTAGGAAATAAAAAACTTCCAGTAAATAGTAATGAATTAATAAAATTGTTATTAAATAGCAGAACTAATGATCCAGAAAGTTCTCACAAGAAACCTTTGGATTATTTAAAAATAGAAGTTTACCTAGATTGGTGGGATAAGCTTCCTCTAGACTCAAAGATACCTATCTTAGAAAGATGGGGAGATCCCAAAAGAGCTATAGATATAGAGAGTAAAGGTTACCCAGTTCATGGTATTAAATATGGCAATATTTCTCTACTTATACAACCAAGCAGAGGGTACGATTCAGAAAGTCTAGATGATTTACACTCTCCAGATTTGCCTCCTCCTCATAGATACTTAGCTCAGTACTTGTGGATAAAAAAAGTACAAAAATCAAACGTTGTAGTTCATATAGGTAAACATGGAAGCTTAGAATGGCTACCTGGTAAAGGAATAGGTATAAGTAGCAGCTGTTATCCTCATATAGCAATTGGCAATTTACCAAATATTTATCCCTTTATCGTCAATGATCCAGGAGAAGGGTCTCAAGCAAAACGTAGGTCACAAGCAGTAATTATAGATCATTTAACTCCACCACTAGGTTTAGCAGGTTTACATGGAGACTTGCTTAAGTTGGAAGGATATATGGACGAATACTATGAATCAAGACTTCTGTCTGAGAAAAGAAATTCAATATTAGAAAAAAAAATAATAGACTTATTGTATAAGAATAATTGGCCACTAAAGAAAAATATCAATAACTTCAAAGAGTTAGAATTAGGTTCCATAAGTGAAATATTTACAGACGTAGAGTCATATCTTTGTGAATTAAAAGAAGCACAAATTCGCACTGGACTTCATATTCTTGGGAAACATCAGAGTAAAAAAGAATTTATAGAGTTACTGTTTTTAATAAGCAAAGCTCCAACCCTAAAAAGAAAAGGGATTACACAATTATTATCTAAAGAGTTGGGTTTAGATATTGATCCATGGACAGAAGAACCTAGCAAGGAGTTAACTAGTAATGACAAAAAAAGAATGAGGGAAGTATCAGATCTTAATTTTTATAATAATGGAGATTTAATAGAATGGTTAGATAGTCAGGCCCTTTTAATTATAGAAGAAATCCTAAGTTCATTTAAAAATGGAATATTCAGAGAAAACAGAGATTTAGAAATAGCACCTAAACTAAAGCGTATACTAAAAGATGGCTTTAATCCACTAAAAGAGTATATTTCAAAGGATTTAATGCCTCGTCTCTATAGAAGCCCCGATGATGAGAAGAAGAGTTTTATTAATGCTATTTCTGGAAGAAGGGTAAATAGTGGACCTTCAGGTTCACCAACAAGAGGGAGAGAAGAGGTTTTGCCGACTGGTAAGAACTTTTATAGTGTCGACTTAAGGGGGTTACCGACAGAAGCTGCTTGGGAGCTTGGAAAGAGAAGTGCAAATAATTTACTTGAACTACATCTAATGGAAAAAGGGGAGGACCTAAAAAAATTAGCTATTTCTGTTTGGGGTACAGCAACTATGAGAAATGGTGGTGAAGAGATATCCCAATTATTATCTCTGATCGGAATTCAGCCTGTATGGGATGGCGCAACAAGACGAGTAGTGGACTTAGAAGTAATCCCTCTTAGTATTCTTGGCAGACCGCGTGTTGACGTATTTCTAAGAATATCTGGCCTATTTCGCGATGCTTTTCCACAACTTATTGATTATGTAAATAAAGCACAAAGAATGATCGCTGCCCTTGATGAACCTACAAATATGAATCCTCTCTCAGCTTCAATAAAACAAGGTAAAAGTGGAGGAAGAGTATATGGCTCTGCACCAGGTTCTTATGGAGCAGGCCTACAAGCCTTAATAGACTCTGGAGCATGGGAAAATACTTATGACCTAGCTAATGCGTATCTAGAATGGAGTCAATGGAGATATGAAAATTCTGACAATGCCATTAAAGATATTAAAGGACTCAAAAGTTGCTTAAGTGACGTCGAAGTAGTCTTACATAATCAAGATAACCGTGAGCACGATATTCTTGATTCTGATGATTACTATCAATTCCATGGTGGTTTAACTGCAGCCGTAGAAAAAACATCTAAAAGAAAGCCAGATGTTCTTTTTGGGGATAATTCAAGACCTCAAAGGCCCAGAGTCCACAAATTATCTAAAGAAATTGATAAAGTTATGAGAAGCCGAATGCTGAATCCACGTTGGATAAAAGGAATGCAAAAACATGGTTATAAAGGTGCATTTGAAATGGGAGCAAGCTTAGATTATTTATTCGCTTATGATGCATCTACTGGGCAGGTGCCTAATTGGTGTTATACAGAAATTTGTGAGAAGTGGTTAAAAGAAAAAAATATCAAAGACTTTCTAAATGCAAATAATCCTTGGGTTTTGAGAGATATAGCTGAAAGATTATTAGAAGCTTCTAATAGAAATATGTGGGGCAATGCTTCTATTGAACAAAAGGAATTTTTAAAAAATATAGTATATAAAACAGAAAAATATATTGAAGATGGAAAGTATAATTAA
- a CDS encoding PHP domain-containing protein has translation MSNLQDLRKILSSIGPNSCPEKINLHCHTLFSDGSLSPESLIYQACQRNLNHLSITDHHTVKAYNAIYRWLDLNQSCYRKVPKIWSGIEISCLLKNCLVHVIGLGFDLSNKALFPYTRGESPNGKYLEAPNVVKAIREAGGLIVLAHPARYRLPYFELIAEAARLGFDGGEAWYDYEHSTPWKPTPLVCESINNQLKSLNLLTTCGTDSHGYDLSCR, from the coding sequence TTGAGTAATCTACAAGATTTAAGAAAAATACTTTCAAGTATTGGACCAAATAGTTGTCCTGAAAAAATAAATCTCCACTGTCATACATTATTTAGTGACGGTAGCCTATCCCCTGAATCACTTATATATCAAGCTTGTCAGCGAAATTTAAATCATTTATCAATCACTGATCATCATACAGTTAAAGCATATAACGCTATATATAGATGGTTAGATTTAAATCAATCTTGCTACAGAAAGGTCCCCAAAATATGGAGTGGTATAGAAATTAGTTGTCTTTTAAAGAATTGCCTTGTACATGTTATAGGATTAGGTTTTGATCTTTCTAATAAAGCACTTTTTCCATATACAAGAGGTGAATCTCCCAATGGAAAATATTTAGAAGCTCCAAATGTAGTTAAAGCAATTAGAGAAGCAGGCGGATTAATTGTTCTTGCCCATCCAGCTCGATATAGGTTGCCATACTTTGAGCTAATAGCTGAGGCGGCTAGATTGGGATTTGATGGTGGAGAAGCTTGGTATGATTACGAGCATTCAACTCCTTGGAAACCAACTCCTCTTGTATGTGAATCTATTAATAATCAACTGAAGTCCTTAAACCTATTAACTACTTGTGGTACTGATTCACATGGGTATGATCTATCTTGTCGATAG
- the metH gene encoding methionine synthase, with protein MTNEKKESKDQHHNDVDFLSRLKDRNKPVMVFDGATGTSLQNLDLNAGDFGGNSYEGCNENLVLTSPNSVITVHKAFLDAGADVIETNTFGASSIVLAEYGLEKKAYEINKVAATIAKSVAEKYSINKRRYVAGSIGPTTKLPSLGHITYDQLSNSYQEQVQGLLDGNVDLLLVETCQDILQIKSAINAIENVFKSIQRRIPIMVSVTMETTGTMLLGSDISAVLSILEPFNIDVLGLNCATGPEQMKEHIKYLSTYATCEVSCIPNAGLPENIGGVAHYRLKPIELKMQLLHFVEDLGVRIIGGCCGTTPQHIKELVNLSNDICNYKNNSVLKERVKSPLIPSAASIYTSTPYKQDNSFLIIGERLNASGSKKVRDLLNKEDWDGLVSVARGQVKENAHILDVNVDYVGRDGESDMNRLVSKLVTTINLPLMLDSTEYKKMESGLKVAGGKCILNSTNYEDGDPRFYKVLELAKRYGAGIVIGTIDEEGMARTAERKFLIAKRAYNDSINYGISPSEIFYDPLALPISTGIEEDRCNALETIKAIKRITNELPNVHIILGISNISFGLSQAARITLNSVFLNMCYEVGLDAAIVSPSKILPLSKIDKKHIDICVDLINDNRKFENDVCVYDPLSELTTLFEGVSAKAARTTKDLKKLSIEERLRTHIIDGERIGLNDTLEIALNKYKPLEIINQYLLDGMKVVGELFGSGQMQLPFVLQSAETMKAAVSYLEPFMESVDGKRKAKGKFLIATVKGDVHDIGKNLVDIILTNNGYEVINLGIKQDISSIISAHKKHQPDCIAMSGLLVKSTAFMKENLEEFNQERISIPVILGGAALTPRFVNKDCNSVYNGKVLYGKDAFTDLRFMEEYTQEKLKGGWDDEKGFKDGKKNIYFFSDRSNEVVINKDVDQNEDVVSNKKLELISTERSPVVQEEEPITPPFLGPKILQTKDINLDDILFYLDRNALFAGQWQMRRNKNQSKIKYLEFLSLNAEPVLSKWIDKVIAKNLVQPKAVYGYFPCGRVGNKILVFNYQNYNLMGSFELPRQNSGNYYCIADFFRDSIDGKPTDYLPMQAVTMGPKATIYAQELFAADSYSDYLYFHGLAVQLAEALAEYIHAKIRIECGFKSQEPTELPKILAQRYRGSRYSFGYPACPNVSDSRQQLIWLNADKIGLEMDESDQLQPEQSTTALVTLHSKARYFSA; from the coding sequence ATGACAAACGAAAAAAAAGAAAGTAAAGATCAACATCATAATGATGTAGATTTTTTAAGTAGGTTAAAAGATAGAAATAAACCTGTTATGGTTTTTGATGGAGCAACAGGAACTTCTCTTCAAAACCTTGATTTAAATGCCGGTGATTTTGGTGGTAATTCCTATGAAGGTTGTAATGAAAATCTAGTTCTTACATCGCCAAACTCTGTTATTACAGTTCATAAGGCCTTCCTTGATGCTGGTGCTGATGTGATTGAAACTAATACATTTGGTGCTAGTTCAATAGTTTTAGCAGAATATGGATTGGAGAAAAAAGCTTACGAAATCAATAAAGTAGCAGCTACTATTGCCAAATCTGTAGCAGAAAAATATAGTATTAATAAAAGAAGATATGTAGCTGGTTCAATTGGCCCGACAACAAAACTTCCATCATTAGGACATATAACCTATGACCAATTATCTAACTCGTACCAAGAACAAGTTCAAGGGCTTTTAGATGGTAATGTTGATCTACTTCTTGTAGAAACATGTCAGGATATACTTCAAATAAAATCGGCTATTAATGCTATAGAGAACGTATTCAAAAGTATTCAAAGAAGAATTCCAATAATGGTTTCAGTTACTATGGAAACAACTGGGACAATGCTACTAGGTTCTGATATATCAGCTGTATTGTCTATTCTAGAGCCTTTTAATATTGATGTTTTGGGATTAAATTGTGCTACAGGCCCAGAACAGATGAAAGAACACATTAAATACCTTTCAACTTACGCAACTTGTGAGGTTAGTTGCATACCTAATGCTGGCCTACCAGAAAACATAGGAGGTGTTGCACATTATAGACTCAAACCAATAGAACTTAAAATGCAACTTTTGCATTTTGTTGAGGATCTTGGAGTAAGAATAATAGGTGGTTGTTGTGGTACTACTCCTCAACATATTAAAGAGTTGGTAAATCTTTCTAATGATATCTGTAATTATAAAAATAATTCAGTATTAAAAGAGAGAGTTAAATCTCCTTTAATACCTTCAGCTGCATCTATATATACTTCAACTCCCTATAAACAAGATAACTCCTTTCTAATAATTGGAGAAAGGTTAAATGCAAGTGGATCAAAAAAAGTCAGAGATTTACTTAATAAGGAAGACTGGGATGGTTTGGTATCTGTAGCAAGAGGTCAAGTCAAGGAAAATGCTCACATTCTAGATGTCAATGTTGATTATGTTGGAAGGGATGGAGAATCAGATATGAACAGGCTTGTTTCGAAATTAGTGACAACTATTAATTTACCATTAATGCTTGATTCTACAGAGTATAAAAAGATGGAAAGCGGTTTAAAAGTCGCAGGAGGTAAATGTATTCTCAACTCAACTAATTATGAGGATGGAGATCCTAGATTCTATAAGGTTTTGGAACTTGCCAAAAGATATGGAGCTGGAATTGTTATAGGTACAATAGATGAGGAAGGTATGGCTAGAACAGCAGAAAGAAAATTCTTAATAGCCAAGAGAGCTTACAATGATTCAATCAACTATGGGATTTCGCCAAGTGAAATATTTTATGATCCCCTAGCCCTTCCAATCTCAACAGGTATAGAAGAAGATAGATGTAATGCACTAGAAACCATAAAAGCCATTAAACGAATTACTAATGAACTTCCTAATGTTCATATTATTCTAGGCATATCTAATATCAGTTTTGGTCTTTCACAAGCGGCTCGAATTACTTTAAATTCAGTATTTTTAAACATGTGCTATGAAGTAGGTTTGGATGCAGCTATAGTTTCTCCCTCAAAGATACTTCCTTTATCAAAAATCGATAAGAAGCATATTGATATATGTGTAGACCTAATAAATGATAATAGGAAGTTTGAAAATGATGTTTGTGTATATGACCCACTATCAGAACTTACAACATTATTTGAAGGCGTTTCAGCAAAAGCAGCTAGAACTACAAAAGACCTTAAAAAGCTATCAATAGAAGAGCGCCTAAGAACACATATAATTGATGGTGAACGTATTGGCTTGAACGATACGCTTGAAATAGCTTTAAATAAATATAAACCCCTTGAAATTATTAATCAATATCTTTTAGACGGTATGAAGGTAGTTGGTGAACTCTTTGGTTCAGGTCAGATGCAATTGCCTTTTGTACTTCAATCTGCTGAGACGATGAAAGCAGCTGTCTCCTACTTAGAACCTTTTATGGAATCAGTTGATGGAAAGAGAAAAGCTAAGGGTAAATTTCTTATTGCTACCGTAAAAGGGGATGTACATGATATTGGTAAAAATCTCGTTGATATAATATTAACTAATAATGGTTATGAGGTTATCAACCTAGGAATAAAGCAAGATATATCTTCAATTATCTCTGCTCATAAGAAACATCAACCTGACTGTATTGCCATGAGTGGGCTATTAGTTAAGTCTACCGCTTTTATGAAGGAAAACTTAGAAGAATTTAATCAAGAGCGAATTAGTATTCCAGTTATCCTAGGAGGTGCAGCACTAACTCCACGTTTCGTAAATAAGGATTGTAATTCTGTTTATAACGGCAAAGTTTTATATGGTAAGGACGCGTTTACAGACCTAAGATTTATGGAGGAATATACACAAGAAAAATTAAAGGGCGGTTGGGATGATGAAAAAGGTTTTAAAGATGGAAAAAAAAATATATATTTCTTTTCAGACAGAAGTAATGAGGTAGTAATTAATAAAGATGTAGACCAAAATGAGGATGTAGTTTCGAACAAGAAATTAGAATTAATTAGTACAGAGAGGTCTCCTGTTGTCCAGGAAGAAGAACCTATCACACCTCCTTTCTTAGGACCAAAGATATTACAGACTAAGGATATAAACCTAGATGATATCCTTTTTTATCTAGATAGAAATGCCTTATTTGCTGGACAATGGCAGATGCGTAGGAATAAGAATCAGTCTAAGATTAAGTATTTAGAATTTTTGTCTTTGAATGCAGAGCCAGTATTATCCAAGTGGATAGATAAAGTTATAGCTAAGAATTTGGTTCAACCAAAGGCTGTATATGGTTATTTCCCCTGTGGAAGGGTAGGAAATAAGATTCTGGTTTTTAATTATCAAAATTATAATTTAATGGGAAGCTTTGAACTTCCTAGGCAGAATAGCGGCAACTATTATTGCATAGCAGATTTTTTTAGGGATTCAATAGACGGCAAACCAACTGATTATTTGCCGATGCAAGCAGTAACTATGGGTCCCAAAGCCACCATATATGCCCAGGAACTTTTTGCGGCTGATTCTTATTCTGATTATCTTTACTTTCATGGTTTAGCCGTCCAATTGGCAGAGGCTTTAGCTGAATACATACACGCAAAAATAAGAATAGAATGCGGTTTTAAATCACAAGAACCTACAGAATTGCCTAAAATATTAGCTCAGAGGTATAGAGGTTCTCGTTATTCATTTGGGTATCCAGCTTGTCCAAATGTTTCAGACTCACGTCAACAACTTATCTGGTTAAACGCTGACAAAATTGGTTTAGAAATGGATGAAAGTGATCAGCTTCAACCAGAACAAAGTACGACAGCATTAGTGACATTACATAGTAAGGCTAGATATTTTAGTGCTTAG
- a CDS encoding branched-chain amino acid transaminase: protein MHQFLPYAWFRGECVPFAEANVSIATHALHYGTGAFGGMRAIPDPKENRDFLLFRVDRHAKRLSQSAKLLLTELTEDTFLNALKVMLKANKPTKPIYLRPFVYTSDLGIAPRLHNIETDFLIYGIELGDYLSPEGVSCRFSSWTRQEDCSLPLRGKISGAYITSSLAKTEAVLSGFDEALLLNTKGKVSEASGMNIFIVREGNLITPGVDQDILEGITRASVIEIAKDKGINVIERAVDKTELFIADEVFLTGTAAKITPIRKIESTILGSNRPIMNYLKECLVDITEGRNPKYNQWITRIKIN from the coding sequence ATGCATCAGTTCTTACCCTACGCATGGTTTAGGGGTGAATGCGTGCCATTTGCGGAGGCAAATGTTTCTATTGCTACGCATGCTTTGCATTATGGCACTGGGGCTTTTGGTGGTATGAGAGCCATTCCTGACCCAAAAGAGAATAGAGATTTTCTCCTCTTTAGGGTTGATCGACATGCTAAACGTTTAAGTCAGAGCGCTAAATTACTCTTGACTGAATTAACAGAAGATACTTTTTTGAATGCTTTGAAAGTGATGTTAAAGGCCAATAAACCTACAAAACCAATTTATCTGAGACCATTTGTGTATACAAGTGACTTAGGCATAGCACCAAGATTACATAACATTGAAACCGATTTTCTGATTTACGGTATCGAATTAGGTGATTATTTGTCACCAGAAGGAGTAAGTTGCAGGTTTAGCAGTTGGACTCGACAAGAAGATTGTTCTTTACCTCTACGAGGAAAAATAAGTGGAGCATATATAACAAGCTCCTTAGCCAAGACCGAGGCTGTATTAAGTGGATTTGATGAGGCATTATTATTAAATACAAAAGGCAAAGTAAGTGAAGCTAGTGGCATGAATATATTTATAGTTAGAGAAGGAAACTTAATTACACCGGGAGTTGATCAGGATATTCTAGAAGGTATCACAAGGGCTAGTGTTATAGAAATAGCCAAGGACAAAGGTATTAATGTAATAGAAAGAGCAGTTGATAAGACAGAATTATTTATTGCTGATGAAGTTTTTCTAACAGGAACAGCAGCAAAGATTACACCAATTAGAAAAATAGAGTCAACTATTTTAGGTTCTAATAGACCTATTATGAATTATTTAAAAGAATGTCTCGTTGATATTACAGAAGGTCGAAATCCTAAATACAATCAATGGATCACACGAATTAAAATTAATTAA